The Acetobacter oryzifermentans genomic interval TGAACCCAATGCGCTGTATGCTGTGCAGATGTTTCGAATATCTGCTCGTCTTCTTGCCCTGGCACAGCAACGATTGTTGTCACATGGCTTTGAGCGGGAAGCTCCTCCACCCTACGGCCAATGGCTGGCAAGGCTGTCTCATCCCCAATCAGTAACCAGTGCGCGATATTGCCAGAAATAATCTGAGATCCTTTTGGGCCGCCAATATCTAGATGATCACCAACCTTTGCAGCCCGTGCCCATGCGGCAGCAGGTCCACCTTCGTGATTCACAAAATCCAGCACCAGCGTACCTGCTGCTGGATTATATTTGCGCGGAGTGTAATCCCGACGGACAGGCGCACCATCCAAACCAGGAATGAATATTTTGATATGATCATCTGGAGAGGAACTTACAAAACCCGCTAGATCCGAACCTGCAAGACTTATCCTTATCATATGCGGTGTTAACCGCTCCACCTTTACAACTTCTAAAGAGCGACGATGCAATTCATGCCGCACACGATGGATTTCTGGCACATCGCAAGCACCAGAAACAACATTCTGGGTTGTCATTTATTTATCCTATTGCTTACTCGAAGTTTTATTTTGTTTCTAAACGGCTCACTTCTATGCCCGCCCCCACAGGTAGCAAAACGCTGGAAATACCGGGCAATACGCGTATGGCCTGCCCATAGCGTTTTACATCTTCTGTACCGGGCCGGATCATATTATCAGCCACAATAATTGCACCGGGGTTGAGGCGTGGGTAAAACGCCTTTAAGCAAGGCACATAAAGATCTTTCCAAAGATCAACAAAAACAAAATCTACTTTTTCATCCATCTCATCAATCATCTGCACGGCATCACCTACGCGAAAGTCTATCCAATTCGCCAAGCCTGCTTGCTGTGCCATTTTCTGAGCATAAGCAGATTTATAATCATGCAGTTCCATTGTAATCAGCTTACCGTCAGCAACGCGGGCAGCTTCGGCAAGCCAGATGCCAGAATATCCGAAGGATGTGCCGAGCTCCAGAATAGTTGGATTTTTCAGGCTCTTGGCTAAAATATTCAACAGTTGCCCTGTTTCTGGCCCGATGGAACGCATGCGCTGGTCATGCCCCCCATCACGACCGCCAGGCGCTTCAATACGCGATTGGCGACGTTCTTGCTGTATACGTTCATGATAGAGGTTGAGAACTGTCTGAATTTTATCATCCATGATTATCTTCCCTCTTATTGTTTACAGATTTAAACTTGCCCAACACCACGTGCAGCTTCATCTAAAAGTGCTGCAATTTTTTCTTCTGCCGCCGGGTCAAGCCCACCGTTACGCAACCGAAGACGCAACGCAATTTTCAGGTTTTCCATGGCGCGCATTACAGGCATGGGAATATTCTTACGCCCACCTCTTCCTTCGGGCTCCGCTGCCGCTGCACGAGAAAGGATTTCTTCCAACCCGGCCTGGTTGGCAGACAAAAACGCCTCACCCTCTGGTGTTATCTGGTAGTTTTTACGGCTTTCGCCTTCAGATGGGCGAATATATCCTGCTTCTTCCAACCAAGTGAGTGTTGGATAAATAACACCGGGGCTTGGGGTATAACTTCCCCCAAATTTTTCTTCGATATCCTTAATAAGTTCATAACCATAAGTTGGTTTTTCCGAAATTAACTTAAGAACCAGCAAACGGATTTCGCCATAATCAAAAAGCCTGCTGCGGCCACCCCGTCGGCCTCCACCCCGACCATGTTGATGGCGATGCTTCCCTCCAGAACCTGCTGTTCCTTCAGGGGAGAAAACCGGGCGGTTACGACCGCCTGCGTGTTTGTTTCTGTGTTTCATAATTCCGATATATGTTCCGATATATCGTATGTCAAGATATATCTAGATATATTTCTTAGTCGATCTGTTTTACTCCCTACCCTCTTCACACAAGCAACAGGCACACGTGCGCAGGCATACAAATGCGGCAAAACACAAGCAGTCGATATTTTACCATATATGTAGAATCCCCGTTTTTCGCACAATGCGTGAATGTTTTATGAATACTCTATTTAATATAAATGAATTTTTTAAATATCTCTCAAAAACCCACAAAAAGTCAGATAGGTTGCGGCGCCTTATGGGAAAATGAGACACCGCAATGAAAAAGTTCCTGATCCTGAGCACAGTTTGTATATTTGCTCAAAACACCGCAACCATAGCCAAAGCGAGCAGCAACCCGGATAAACACAAAAACCACGCTCCCCTTGCTGCAAAAAAAACGGCTAAATTGCCGAAAGCCAAGGATGAGAACGTCGACGTCGTCTCGCGCAAAACAGCAGGCGGCGGAATGATGGTAAAACACACATCTGCCAAAACGATAAGCTCACTTTCCCATAGCTATATCGAGATGCAGTCTCCTACTTCCACAATCGAATCACTGATCCAAACAGTGCCTGGCGTGGTTTCTGCCAGTGAAGGGCCTCTTACAACCTCCTTTTCCACCATTCATATTCGCGGGATGGCGCAAGCAGAAATTGGTGTCACGCTTGAAGGTATGCCAGCAGCCAACCCCTTTACATACAGCACCTATACCCCTTCTCTCGTTGATAGTGAGAATATGGGCCAAGTGAATGTGATGCAGGGCTCGGTGGATATTAATTCCCCCACCTACAACGCAACGGGGGCTGAGGTTTCTGCAACATTACGCCACCCGATGGACCACCAAAATGTGCATGTTGCGGCCTCTGGCGGCTCCTACGGCACGAACAAAGACTTTATCCGCTACGATAGCGGAGAAATCGGACACTCCGGCGTGCGGGGCTTTGTTTCTGGTTCCTATGCCCGCAGTGATATGTGGCGTGGTGCTGGTGACATTCGCAAGTGGCACGTAGATGCAGCACTTACAAAAAGCTGGGCTCCCGGTAGCCATTCAGAAGCTATTTTTGGTTTTACAGATGCCGCACAAGGTGAATGGCTTTATCCATCCTTGGCGAATTGGAAAACCTACGGAACCAAATATGGCCTGAACAACCAGTATTATAATGGTGATACACACTACGTTGGGCTGAACGGCAAAAATACTGGGGCTATTTAC includes:
- a CDS encoding siderophore-interacting protein yields the protein MTTQNVVSGACDVPEIHRVRHELHRRSLEVVKVERLTPHMIRISLAGSDLAGFVSSSPDDHIKIFIPGLDGAPVRRDYTPRKYNPAAGTLVLDFVNHEGGPAAAWARAAKVGDHLDIGGPKGSQIISGNIAHWLLIGDETALPAIGRRVEELPAQSHVTTIVAVPGQEDEQIFETSAQHTAHWVHRPLDKADDAQGIVSALSGMDISEHTFIWVGAEARVAKTVRQYLLEKRGIATQWIKASGYWVQGQADASVKDVSA
- a CDS encoding O-methyltransferase encodes the protein MIMDDKIQTVLNLYHERIQQERRQSRIEAPGGRDGGHDQRMRSIGPETGQLLNILAKSLKNPTILELGTSFGYSGIWLAEAARVADGKLITMELHDYKSAYAQKMAQQAGLANWIDFRVGDAVQMIDEMDEKVDFVFVDLWKDLYVPCLKAFYPRLNPGAIIVADNMIRPGTEDVKRYGQAIRVLPGISSVLLPVGAGIEVSRLETK
- a CDS encoding PadR family transcriptional regulator — protein: MKHRNKHAGGRNRPVFSPEGTAGSGGKHRHQHGRGGGRRGGRSRLFDYGEIRLLVLKLISEKPTYGYELIKDIEEKFGGSYTPSPGVIYPTLTWLEEAGYIRPSEGESRKNYQITPEGEAFLSANQAGLEEILSRAAAAEPEGRGGRKNIPMPVMRAMENLKIALRLRLRNGGLDPAAEEKIAALLDEAARGVGQV